In Acaryochloris marina S15, a single genomic region encodes these proteins:
- a CDS encoding flippase, translating into MNLLVYFKGHFNHIFNNHFLFIKNNHLFRGITTTFGLKISSTGLGLLTNILLARLLGKAGLGIYIYALAWVNLLVVPSTLGFRKLMVREVAVCKTKSLWGEFNGLVKWTNSFTFFLSCAIALIVFFVSSVIGGETSKTIHSALAIALFLLPIKSLTIIRASILQGLDKIVKSQLPELLFAPILSLIFIGIAYLFSGIKVSVDFILILRVTAFYIAFYIGSQWLKQSLPSLVKQAQPKYYPQKWLSAAIPLMFLEGMRTIHHQTDALMLGAMQGPEAVGLYSVLSKGVMLVVFILGAVDTALSPLIAKLYTLGDINKLQKIVTKSSRIVFIVSSLITLVFLFFGHWFLLLFGQEFVEGRTALNILCIGKMLGALTTSSTFLLTMTGHERHVMVSAIVSSSLNLVLNFFFIPKWGIEGAALATTISNVFLHYWNGFSVWKTTHVNPTPFVLEAK; encoded by the coding sequence TTGAATTTATTAGTATATTTTAAAGGACACTTTAATCATATTTTCAATAACCATTTTTTATTTATAAAGAACAACCATCTATTTAGAGGGATAACTACAACCTTTGGGCTAAAGATTTCGTCTACGGGTTTAGGTTTATTGACCAATATATTGTTGGCAAGATTACTTGGCAAAGCAGGCTTGGGAATATATATCTATGCTTTAGCTTGGGTGAATTTGCTCGTCGTACCTTCGACATTAGGCTTTAGGAAATTAATGGTGCGAGAAGTTGCAGTTTGTAAGACAAAGTCACTCTGGGGCGAGTTTAATGGTCTTGTGAAATGGACGAATAGTTTTACCTTTTTTCTCTCCTGTGCCATTGCCTTGATTGTTTTTTTTGTATCTAGCGTGATTGGAGGTGAAACAAGTAAAACTATTCATTCAGCTTTAGCTATAGCTCTTTTTCTTTTGCCAATTAAATCATTAACAATTATTCGAGCATCGATCCTTCAAGGGCTTGATAAAATTGTTAAAAGTCAGCTTCCAGAGCTTTTGTTTGCACCTATCCTTTCATTGATTTTTATAGGTATAGCATATTTATTTTCTGGGATTAAGGTATCAGTTGACTTTATTCTAATTTTGAGAGTAACAGCATTTTATATCGCATTTTATATTGGCTCCCAGTGGTTGAAACAGTCACTCCCTTCTCTTGTGAAGCAGGCACAACCAAAATATTATCCGCAGAAATGGTTAAGCGCGGCTATTCCCTTGATGTTTCTAGAAGGGATGCGTACGATTCATCATCAAACTGATGCTCTGATGTTAGGGGCTATGCAAGGTCCAGAAGCTGTTGGACTTTACTCTGTTTTGAGTAAAGGAGTCATGCTGGTTGTTTTTATTCTAGGAGCAGTGGATACAGCTTTGTCACCTTTAATTGCTAAGTTATATACCCTTGGCGATATAAATAAACTTCAAAAAATTGTAACCAAATCATCTCGAATAGTATTTATTGTTTCTTCACTAATTACGCTCGTATTTCTTTTCTTTGGTCATTGGTTCTTGCTTTTGTTTGGCCAGGAATTTGTTGAAGGCAGAACTGCTTTGAATATTTTGTGTATTGGCAAGATGCTTGGAGCATTGACGACATCATCCACTTTTCTACTAACAATGACTGGTCACGAACGCCATGTAATGGTTAGTGCAATCGTTAGTTCAAGTCTAAATCTAGTTTTAAATTTCTTCTTTATCCCTAAGTGGGGAATAGAAGGGGCTGCATTAGCAACCACTATTTCAAATGTTTTCTTACATTACTGGAATGGTTTCTCTGTATGGAAAACAACTCACGTTAATCCTACACCTTTTGTTTTAGAAGCCAAATGA
- a CDS encoding glycosyltransferase: MNEENKKIVFLITSLEYGGAQTQLIPLAFELKKLGWEILVVSMRTPEAFVEDLNKAAISVASLDMPKGIPDPRAILKLVRILKDFKPQILNSHMFHANLLARITRLLVKVPVLISTAHNVNEKSSAQDQLDKASWFEIAYRLTDPLSNLTTTICQAGVDRYVHVKAVPSEKILFIPNSVDTRRFYPDRSVRELVRTSLGIENQFCWLAIGRLELQKDYPTMLSAFSILVNQYPDTQLLICGTGSLQDEIENLVFSLKLERNVKLLGVRKDIPQLMNSVDGYVMSSAWEGMPIVLLEASATGLPIVSTNVGGNSEVVIHGQNGFLVPPHDDRALALQMSELMALTPNQHNNMSKAGTNHILNKHQLDKLSNQWNSLYEKTFEEVTNL, encoded by the coding sequence ATGAATGAAGAAAATAAGAAAATAGTCTTTCTCATTACGTCTTTGGAGTATGGTGGTGCGCAGACACAACTTATTCCCTTAGCTTTCGAACTTAAGAAGCTTGGATGGGAGATTTTGGTGGTATCGATGCGAACTCCAGAAGCGTTTGTTGAGGATTTGAATAAAGCTGCTATATCAGTAGCCTCTTTGGACATGCCAAAAGGAATACCTGATCCAAGAGCCATACTAAAATTAGTAAGGATTTTAAAAGATTTTAAACCCCAAATTCTAAATTCACATATGTTTCATGCGAATCTATTGGCTCGCATTACTAGACTACTTGTAAAGGTTCCAGTGTTAATTTCAACAGCTCATAATGTAAACGAAAAGTCTTCCGCCCAGGACCAATTGGATAAAGCAAGTTGGTTCGAAATTGCATATCGATTAACAGATCCTTTAAGCAACCTCACTACAACGATTTGCCAAGCAGGTGTTGATAGATATGTGCATGTAAAGGCTGTACCTTCAGAGAAGATTCTTTTTATACCGAATAGTGTTGATACTCGTCGATTCTATCCAGATCGATCAGTACGTGAGTTGGTTCGTACTTCATTAGGAATAGAGAATCAATTTTGTTGGCTTGCAATCGGTAGATTGGAACTTCAAAAAGATTATCCGACAATGCTTTCGGCGTTCTCAATACTTGTAAATCAGTATCCTGATACGCAATTGTTGATTTGTGGGACTGGCTCTCTCCAAGATGAAATTGAAAACTTAGTATTCTCTTTGAAGTTAGAAAGAAATGTAAAGTTGTTAGGGGTTCGTAAAGATATTCCTCAGTTGATGAATTCAGTCGATGGTTATGTAATGTCCTCAGCTTGGGAAGGAATGCCTATTGTGCTGCTTGAGGCTTCTGCAACTGGATTACCAATAGTATCAACAAATGTAGGTGGAAATTCAGAAGTGGTAATACATGGTCAAAATGGATTTCTTGTACCGCCTCATGATGATAGAGCTTTGGCATTACAGATGAGTGAACTAATGGCTCTAACACCTAATCAACACAACAATATGAGCAAGGCAGGTACAAATCATATTCTCAATAAACACCAATTAGATAAACTTAGTAATCAGTGGAATAGCCTTTATGAAAAAACTTTTGAAGAAGTGACGAATTTATAG
- a CDS encoding O-antigen ligase, protein MKQILNWLVLLFIFSVPIEQIIFLPGLGTITRVMGLLLFLAWAANLILKKQIRWPHPFHIAACLFFSWSIGSIFWSHSLPETLERANTYTQLGILIFILWDRLKSEAASRSAMQAYIFGVYVSVASTYSNFLAGNHGKFGRFAAGNFDDNDLGIIISLGIPMAWYLLVSDNQNKANHPLKVTNTLFIPIAISGILLTASRTAMISLAPSLLYIVSAIRNFTFVHQALFFGLGTICIFALPFIIPAETFSRLSTAGDSISSGDMNGRGEIWKEGLFNYSQEPLFGVGSGAFKTTVEADHVAHNTFLSSLFEVGFIGLLLLLTVFLIAIICSARFSRLWIVVFSILFIGAMSLSWEHRKPTWVIMSLGIIHSQNRDYFEQSNTRQRSMSSQNYQYLSRSSSELNNFYD, encoded by the coding sequence ATGAAGCAAATACTTAATTGGCTCGTCTTATTATTTATTTTCTCAGTTCCGATTGAGCAAATTATATTTTTGCCTGGCTTGGGAACAATTACTAGGGTTATGGGTCTACTGCTGTTTTTAGCCTGGGCAGCCAATCTTATTTTAAAAAAACAGATTCGTTGGCCTCACCCTTTCCATATTGCTGCTTGTCTTTTCTTTAGTTGGAGCATTGGCAGTATATTTTGGTCTCATTCCTTACCTGAGACTCTTGAGAGAGCTAATACTTATACTCAGCTTGGGATTCTAATTTTTATATTATGGGACCGGCTTAAATCTGAAGCAGCAAGTCGATCTGCTATGCAAGCTTATATTTTTGGTGTGTATGTCTCTGTTGCTAGTACTTATTCCAATTTTCTAGCTGGCAACCATGGCAAGTTTGGGCGATTCGCTGCTGGAAATTTTGATGACAACGACTTAGGCATCATTATTTCTTTAGGGATACCGATGGCTTGGTACTTATTAGTATCAGACAATCAAAATAAAGCAAACCACCCTCTCAAAGTTACTAATACCCTGTTTATACCGATTGCAATATCAGGAATTCTACTGACTGCATCTAGAACAGCCATGATTAGTCTAGCTCCTAGCTTGCTTTATATCGTTTCAGCTATCCGGAATTTTACTTTTGTTCACCAAGCCCTTTTCTTTGGTTTGGGGACGATTTGTATTTTTGCTCTTCCTTTTATCATTCCTGCTGAAACATTTAGCCGATTATCAACCGCAGGTGATTCAATCTCTTCTGGGGATATGAATGGGCGAGGAGAAATATGGAAAGAAGGATTATTCAACTATTCGCAGGAACCTCTCTTTGGGGTAGGTAGTGGAGCGTTCAAAACCACAGTAGAAGCTGACCATGTTGCCCATAATACTTTCCTATCTAGTTTATTTGAAGTTGGTTTTATTGGCCTGTTACTCTTATTAACCGTATTTTTAATTGCAATAATATGCTCTGCAAGGTTCTCTAGACTCTGGATAGTAGTGTTCTCTATTCTATTTATTGGAGCGATGTCATTATCTTGGGAACATCGCAAACCCACTTGGGTCATTATGAGCCTTGGAATTATTCATAGCCAAAATCGTGACTACTTTGAACAATCCAATACTCGTCAAAGATCTATGAGTTCCCAGAATTATCAGTATTTGTCTAGGTCTTCTTCAGAGCTAAACAATTTTTATGACTAA
- a CDS encoding glycosyltransferase — MSSSKQKIAFFIPSLAGGGAERIWLILSNGLAELGYDVDLVLSTAQGPYLDQVSTKVRVVDLKSSRTILSLFSLVKYLKSEQPKVLFSALNHANLIALIAQKISNSSTKIFASVHCFLSLDVHNCARKRERLIPTLIRYIYPWASGIIAVSQGVADELISVTHLPKDLVNVIYNPVVSEDLLKKSKDSVEHPWLVDKEIPVILGVGRLIQQKDFPCLIKAFHELQEIRPSRLIILGEGEERVNLESLIEKLGLEDKVDLPGFVANPYAYMAKADVFVLSSAWEGLPTVLIEALATGTPVVSTNCKSGPDEILEDGKIGNLTPVGNIYELANSIHKMLKEPTESELLLRRSGDFSQESILNKYLQLV, encoded by the coding sequence ATGAGTTCATCAAAACAAAAGATTGCTTTTTTTATACCTTCACTTGCGGGTGGTGGAGCTGAGCGAATTTGGCTTATTCTTAGTAATGGACTCGCTGAACTTGGGTATGACGTTGATTTAGTACTATCAACAGCTCAAGGTCCCTATCTAGATCAAGTATCTACTAAAGTGCGTGTTGTCGATCTAAAATCATCTCGTACAATCTTGAGTCTGTTCTCTCTTGTAAAGTATCTCAAGTCTGAACAACCAAAGGTTTTATTTTCTGCTCTAAACCATGCAAATCTGATTGCCTTAATAGCTCAAAAAATATCAAATTCTTCTACCAAGATATTTGCTAGTGTTCATTGCTTTTTATCTCTAGATGTTCATAATTGTGCAAGAAAACGAGAGAGACTGATTCCTACTTTGATTCGATATATTTATCCATGGGCGAGTGGGATTATTGCAGTATCTCAAGGAGTTGCAGACGAGCTTATAAGTGTTACTCACTTACCTAAAGATTTAGTGAATGTAATTTATAACCCTGTCGTATCAGAGGATCTGCTTAAAAAGTCTAAGGACTCAGTGGAACATCCTTGGTTAGTAGATAAAGAAATACCTGTGATATTGGGAGTTGGTCGACTAATTCAACAAAAAGATTTTCCATGTCTAATTAAGGCATTTCATGAGTTACAAGAAATACGACCTTCTCGTCTGATTATTTTAGGGGAAGGTGAAGAACGGGTGAATTTAGAGTCTCTCATTGAAAAGCTAGGTCTAGAAGATAAAGTTGATCTACCTGGATTTGTCGCAAATCCTTATGCCTATATGGCGAAAGCAGATGTTTTTGTTTTGTCCTCAGCTTGGGAAGGATTACCTACAGTATTAATTGAAGCTCTTGCAACTGGAACACCTGTTGTATCTACAAATTGTAAAAGCGGTCCAGATGAAATTTTGGAAGATGGGAAAATTGGAAACCTCACTCCAGTTGGTAATATTTATGAATTAGCCAACTCAATTCATAAGATGTTGAAAGAACCAACAGAGTCAGAGTTATTACTACGTCGTTCAGGAGATTTTTCTCAAGAATCTATCTTGAATAAATACCTGCAATTAGTTTAG
- a CDS encoding sulfotransferase domain-containing protein, with product MKNPQYPTTKFCLLTTQRSGSTWLNELLGSHPEVKLFSGEIFLDRPSTNNIGWIDDPDFMTFYDYRNKLKLDRPWTTFNYLDEIDDYPGDHKAIGFHLMYNQLADYPEILFRLIVDGYKIIHLERQNYLDTLISMANMNRRNIVHSRNNMDISAIHLDIDVLWKSLCRQEEKIAIVKRLIRFLPIKSFKVTYESLRCDRENQLHDIAQFLGVSARDIKFQSSLKKISQGSYSKKIKNFEQVRQKLLGTRFEEFIGG from the coding sequence GTGAAAAATCCACAATATCCAACAACCAAGTTCTGTTTGCTCACAACTCAGCGAAGTGGATCGACTTGGCTAAATGAGTTATTGGGCAGTCATCCAGAAGTCAAGTTATTTTCCGGAGAAATATTTTTAGATAGACCCTCTACAAATAATATTGGATGGATTGACGATCCTGACTTCATGACATTTTATGATTATCGTAACAAATTAAAACTAGACCGTCCTTGGACTACATTTAATTATTTGGATGAAATTGATGATTATCCTGGAGATCATAAAGCCATTGGATTTCATCTCATGTATAATCAGTTGGCTGATTATCCAGAAATATTATTTAGACTAATAGTAGATGGCTATAAAATAATTCATCTGGAAAGACAGAACTATTTGGATACACTGATCTCTATGGCTAATATGAACCGGAGAAATATTGTCCACTCTAGGAACAATATGGATATTTCGGCTATCCATTTAGATATTGATGTCTTGTGGAAAAGTCTCTGTCGGCAGGAAGAGAAAATTGCTATTGTTAAAAGATTGATTCGTTTCCTACCAATAAAAAGCTTTAAGGTGACATATGAGTCTTTGCGGTGCGATAGAGAAAATCAATTGCATGATATTGCTCAGTTTTTAGGTGTTTCTGCAAGGGATATTAAGTTCCAGAGCAGTCTTAAAAAAATTAGTCAAGGTTCATATTCTAAAAAAATAAAGAACTTTGAGCAAGTTCGTCAAAAATTGCTAGGAACAAGATTTGAGGAATTTATCGGTGGATAA
- a CDS encoding glycosyltransferase family 4 protein — translation MINKPILLYIIPLSVIGGTQSHLCHLLEGYAHQYEIHLATGEKGYLTEFAESKNIDVHILPNLIRSIDFRSDFKATKEFIALIKELKPCLIHAHNSKAGLVGRIAGYLCGVPTIYTAHGWQFASGTPIVHKSLSYINEKLGAALSSKIICVSESDRKLALHSSLTDSSKLVTIHLGIEDSCPITAQPEKQPPKIVMVARFDTQKDHFTLLNAISKLSHLKFSVDLIGSGPLLSDCVEMATNLDITNKVNFLGNRHDVPKILSSAQLFVLSTHYEGLPISILEAMRAGLPVIASNVDGIPEEVIDGETGLLVKRQDIDELAFTIELLVSSPNIRKSMGELGRQTFQNEFCIDRMLQETQSLYEQLLSTGQKR, via the coding sequence ATGATCAATAAACCTATTTTACTTTATATAATACCTCTCTCTGTTATTGGTGGCACTCAGTCTCATTTGTGCCATTTGCTGGAAGGTTATGCCCATCAGTATGAAATCCATTTAGCTACTGGTGAAAAGGGCTATTTAACTGAGTTTGCAGAATCTAAAAATATTGATGTTCATATTTTACCAAACTTAATTCGGAGCATAGATTTTAGGTCAGACTTTAAGGCGACTAAAGAATTTATTGCTCTGATAAAAGAGTTGAAACCTTGTCTGATTCATGCTCATAATTCTAAAGCTGGTCTTGTGGGGAGAATAGCAGGTTATTTATGTGGTGTACCTACTATTTATACTGCACATGGTTGGCAATTTGCTTCAGGAACCCCCATCGTCCATAAATCATTGTCTTATATCAATGAAAAGCTTGGGGCAGCTTTATCCAGCAAGATCATTTGTGTTTCGGAAAGTGATAGAAAGTTAGCTTTACATTCCTCACTCACAGATTCAAGCAAATTGGTTACTATTCATTTAGGAATAGAAGATAGTTGCCCTATTACTGCCCAACCTGAGAAGCAACCTCCAAAAATTGTGATGGTAGCTCGATTTGATACTCAAAAAGATCACTTTACGCTTTTAAATGCTATTTCGAAATTAAGCCATTTAAAATTTTCTGTCGATTTGATTGGAAGCGGTCCTCTTCTGTCTGACTGTGTAGAAATGGCTACGAATTTAGATATAACCAATAAAGTTAACTTTTTAGGAAACCGCCATGATGTTCCTAAAATCTTATCTTCAGCTCAACTATTTGTTTTAAGTACTCATTATGAAGGATTACCCATCAGTATTTTAGAAGCAATGAGAGCAGGTTTACCTGTTATTGCTTCTAATGTTGATGGCATCCCTGAGGAAGTAATTGATGGAGAAACTGGATTACTGGTAAAAAGACAAGATATCGATGAGCTAGCTTTTACAATTGAGTTACTTGTGAGTTCTCCAAATATTCGTAAGAGTATGGGCGAACTGGGTCGGCAGACTTTTCAGAATGAGTTTTGTATTGATCGGATGCTCCAAGAAACTCAATCTTTATATGAACAGCTTCTAAGTACAGGACAAAAAAGATAA